ATAATAGAACTGTTAGTTTAAGCCAAGTGTAGACAGTACATAACTCCCTTGAGAAAGAATTAAGCTAAAAGAGAGTTGACTTTGCCTTAAAAGGCAGATCGAACCCAAGCCCCATCCATTACCTGATATGTGATGTTTCATCATTATTTGGTGAGAATCACCAAATTCTCGCCAATAAATTGGATTAGGGTATGCTGCTTTTTAAATGGTGGCACTTATTTTTACAGATTGCTACTCCAAGGAAGAAAACTGGCCActtttcatgtaaatattttgttaaaagatttATATATCTCTCTAGGAGTTCTCCCTTAGTTCCTAGGATAGAGTCCAGGAGTAGATTTACAACAAAAAAATCTCCCAAGGATGTCTTGTTTTGATTTACTCAAAGGAACTACTGCTCATTCATTTGGGCCAAAGGGAAGCTATGAATAGAGAGTCACATGAGCCAGATTCCCTACTTCATTGTTCATAGAACCCAGAGGGTAGTTGTGGGAAATCCTAACACCATGGTGAAATGCTCCTCTGTAAACTTGAAACCTAGAACAAATGTAGATTTTCACAATGTGCTTATTAATAAATGATATCTATGGAATGAGTTTTAGAGATAATTTACTTCAGTACAATCACCTTTGTTTTGGAAGGGACTCAGGTTTTCTTGCAGTTGTAAGATATGTTCTATTTGTGTTTATTTCGAAGAGAAGAAGAATGGAGCAGATAACTATTGACCTTGCAGAGGCTGCTTAAAAAGGTAGTTTTTGAGGCTGACCAACCTTAGAGGGCAATAAAGAGATGTGAACTTGCTCATTTAAAGCACAACAGATTActcttaatttattaatttaaaaagatgggtACTATCTCTGGAAGGTCTCCTTATGTTCAAATATGCTGCCTTATACTATAATCGCTTCATTCTGATCAGTAATCAAGGTCTATAGAAAATTAGTACCAGAAAAGATCTTGGTGATAAAATTCAAACCTTCagttttacagatagggaaaacTGAAGGCCAGAAAAGGGACTAAAACTCAGTAGTTCATaggggaagaggaaacagagggaaAGCTGAATTAATTCTTAAAAGTTTCCTATAAGGCTAGAGATGGTACAAATGATTTTGCAAAGTAAGTAGTTTTGTGATATTAAAAAAACCTACTCTTGaggtatatttaatatttatataacaaaaGTGGCTTGATGCAGCTATTATTTAAAGAATAACTGATTTTTTGGATCTGGATTAAACATTCTTTACTTTCTCAGATTTCTTAAAAGCTGATATTCCTATTaataagtaattattttatttatataggaGTGTTTTACTATATCACTTTGAAGCCAGATTTCAAAAAAATCTGTTTCGGTAAACAAGTTCCTTTCTAGGTTTACTCCGTGTacctttgttaaaataatttggaAGCAGTCTTTCTATTAAGTTAGGTTTTTGAGAAGTCAGTTAtcaattaagatatttttattaatttccttatataaataaaataatcaggtACTATAATTCTTTATTAAAGGACATTAACAATGCTTAGTATTATACTGATGATTTAAACATAGTAGCTAATTGAGACTTGTTTAGGGCATCTATTGAAATTGTCAACCgaccattttaaaaatagcttaaaaCTAAGCATCAGTATATGAAAAGACACTGGAACTTTTAGTTTTCCAGAAGTCACATGAATACCGAGAGCCTCTAGTTATGAGAAAATGGCTGGttgagatgtttgtttgttttacataagCTGAAGGGCAGAATTTGAACTGTAAAGCCAGTTTTGATTTACAAAACCCTTCGAAATTTTGTTAAACCTGTGGCTTTCCCCAAGAAAAAACATACTGTCTTACAGTTCAGTTCATTCTAGTTGAGCATCCTCGTTTCACAGCTAAGGAACCATGCCCAGAAGTCAGATGCCCGGCACCACCGCATGGTGGCAGTAGCGGACTCACGTTTACCCGGAACCTGATGGAGCCTATGATGCTACAGGACAGCTTAAAGGCATAGGCAGTGAGTGACAGAAGCTGCATAAGataaacagagaagaaatgagagaggcaAAATAAGAAACAATTGTTTTATTGTGCAcgtgaataaaaagaaatagtatgGGAAATATGTGACTGAATTAAgcgtattttaacttttttactaTTTGAGGGACAAAGGCCTACAGAGGTCCTCATAGTAATATATAACAGAAAATAGAACAGTAACATCTTTATACAATAAACTGTTAGAAATGATAAGTTTAAGTGTCAAGTTGTGCGTGCCTGCGGCTCTTAAAGATTATCATGCATAGCTCGGACCCTGCCCTATGTTAGATATTAAAAACACACCACAACCAAAAAAAACTTGGGTACTTAGAATTGGCTGACTTACTACCATAAAAATTCAGAGTAATAAATGGTGACAGTAGTAGGATTAAGTCAAAAATAGTTAAGCACATAGTGTTCCAGTGAAGCAAAGGCATAGTTCAtcttctcaaattattaaaaatatataattccagtttctttttcttgagtttggaaaattctgttttccagatACCTAAGAAAAATGTATACCTTCTGCATTGAATCCATGTAGCaatctgaaaaaagaaaccaaaatgagATGGTATTGAAAAGGTAATTTATTGCATATAACAATGCATAGTTCCTATACCATGAATTCTAAAACACGTCAGCAAATCTCTGAAGCCCACCCACTCTTAACACTAGTCATTATAGAAACTTTATTCTTCAATTAAATTTGCAAGATATATATTGgttaaaattacataattttcttGACTCTTTCGCCACAGCCTATGTGTCTTAAATTATGGTGAATTTGACCAAATTATCTTAGACCTCCACTATCCAGACATAAGAGAGCTCACTGACGTTTGTTCTGTTTCAACATGGTAAGTGAACAAGAAGCTGTTTGGAACTagagacaaaagagaaatgaGTGGCTAATCTTACAtgttcattttcctctctggGCTCACTATTACTGAGGTTCCAATTAAGTACTTAACACAGTGCTTCGATACCTTTGCACTTACCGGGTCCTAGTTAGCAAACTGCATATGCTTAACAACCTTGAAGAAATTTGGTGAgaattaaaataagatgaaatgttTCTATTTAGACCTGAGATTATTTTCAGGATGGCCCATAGGAACAGTTGAAGATGGATTAGAATGTTTGAAAAAGTAAGATAGGTACTTATGAGTAATGTTCAACTCCTAGGATTAACCTCTGATGAAGATTCAGTCGTACTGCTAGCCTGccaacataaaatataaaacccatCTGTCTTATATGGAACTGTGCTGCCAGCTTAGAAAAGTCAAACCAATTTATAACAATCTacccttattttttattcagcTCCTAGAACATGCGTGTTCTAAACATGGATTGGCTCAGTAGGCAAAAACTGTTCAGTAAGTGATGGTTTATTAGGAAATCAAAGTGTTAGTGCTTAAAAACAGCGAGTATAGGTAATTGAAGTCGTATTCTGCTTTCATGAGACTAACTTGCTTAATTCAAGGAAAACATTTTGGTCTGCATTGCCCCATTAATTCTGACACCCTTCTTTTATTTTAGGTGTGTAGAACTTGCCTCAGTCTACAAAGCAAGTGACTATGTTATTAAACCAGTTAGAACTGAAAACCAGGTATGAGTGTAATTGACATTGTTTCATGTGTAGGATCTGTTTAACAAAGCTCTTCCCAGtacagaaaaagaatgagatcgaACGACATGTATTATGCTTCTACCTTACAGGCTACTTTGAAGACACACACTCTTAAGACTAACTATGaatgggagttgggggaggaggcTGAAGGGGAGGAGCACACACACCACAACACACATTGACACAGAGGCTATCTCCAGGCTCGGACTGTTCTTTATTACTGTTCTTAAAACGTTCATTCTGCTGCAGCTAACCAGCCTCCATCTTCTACACCAAAAACTATTCCATGCTATGGAAGTGCTATGCAATAACTCCAGGTAGCACCTTATACCGCTTAAAAGCCTTTAAATCTCTAATCTGAAGGTATCACagtaaagaaatgtaaaaacttaggaaaaaaaaatgtaattaccTGATGAAGTCATCTATGTCCATGGAACGGGCCCGCTTGTCACTATAACCTGTGCTGGTTAGGATTTGCTGTATTTTATCTGCTATGCTGAAATCTTCTGGTATTATCTATCAATATAAGATTCAGAATAAATGAACAACATATCTTTAATGAAGTCACGTtggctcttttttgtttttttagttcaGTAACTGATAAAATAGTCACCTTTATCTGCTCACAACCGTTTGAAAAGCCTATTTGTCCAGATTAGACTTAGACCTCTAATTAGTTAAGTGGTTAATCTTCAGCACATACCAAATACTCAGAAAACTCTGAATGAGTTAAACCTGTATACTGCcctttttcataaaaattctgAAGCAGTTAATAGTTTCTGGGTTAAGGTACTTCATATCAAAAAGTAATTAAAGCTATAAACTGAATTTTATAGCAACTGTTACTCCTTTAAGACTATCTCATATTTTCTTggcataaatttaattttatcagcCAATTTTTCTCAAAGAGATGACTTCCAACCCTGgggatattaaatatttcataccTCACATCTTTCCTCcacaaacatttttcttaatcCAGGTTAATATTTTCTTACctaggcagatgtttaatgactttgtccataaaagagaaaatgaaggtaGCAATTTGATATATTAAATCATACACTATCTGAGTcaaaaaacagaatggaaatttGCTCTTATCTTTCTGATCTgtttaattaatttgaaagaaCTAAAAAGTTCTCAAATATCACAGTTATATATATGGCTATGTTTATGTGTGCTGACACACATACAAAATTGGTTAAGGAAAATGTTGCACAGATAATAAAGAGGCATGAGGCTTACAACCAAAAATCTGCTATTCAGCCTATACtttattctaattatttcaatttctgggtattaaaaAAACGTACTGGGAAAATGGCAACTTTAAATTGAACTGCTACATGATCAAACAAGGAACAGTCACAATTCAGAACATAGCAAATGGTACATAATTTGAGCTGAGCAAGCTACACATGCCTAAAACTTTAGGAAAATTATGACTCAACTGAATCTCTTTTTATGTCTAAAAACAACTgtagttaggggcgcctgggtggcacagcggttaagcgtctgccttcggctcagggcgtgatcccggcgttctgggatcgagccccacatcaggctcttctgctgtgagcctgcttcttcctctcccactccccctgcttgtgttccctctctcgctggctgtctctctctgtgtcaaataaataaataaaatctttaaaaaaaaaaaataaaataaaaaaataaaaacaactgtaGTTAAAGAAGCTCAAGTGGAGTAATCAAGGCCACTCAGATCTATTCCAAGAATACACAGCAGTATTGACTTATTAAGAGTTCAAGTTAAGGTTGTGCTAGTTATATATCACTTTTAAGGATCCTATGGAATGTACCAAATTGAGACTCAAGTGAGGATAGATGAATAAGTAGTAGAGGGGCATTTTAAAACACAACAAATCGGAACCACAGAGACCACAGAAATATTTTTCGCTTACAATGTTATGGACCGAACAGTGAATTCTGTAGTTTTTTTCTAGTAGCTGTTGCACTGCGCTTGACCTATAGCAAAAAGAAGtgatattgctattattattccaaaataagaaattataatttcCTTTCAGCTTATTATAAAGTTAAATGTATGTTCCATTTAGTAAAATTAAGGGACTAAAAAGGTGTTGAATACTTAAGAAACAATCACAAActagttatatttaaaaagtaaagttctaataaaaatctctgaaattCTTAAAGGAGTTCTAGACCCTCCACAAAAcagcaccttaaaaaaaaaaaaaagtgaaataatagcTTTCAGAACCTCTCTTTTGCCCTTGGGCTTCAAACTGTTTAAATATGTTTCCAAGTTAATAAAATTGCATGAATTTTTCACAGGTGTGCAGAGGGTCCACCATCACcccatttttccaaggaagaatgAGACAGACATAtggtcattttttcccccctgttttGCCAAAAAACCTGATATTAATTCCAAATTCCAGGAACTTTCTTCGTTAAATTTTCCTGCCCCCAGAAGTACAAAGttagtgaaaaaggaaaagtgtGTCTAGACATGGGTAATCTTTATGCTTTAGGGTATCTGTTCAGGATAAGGACCAAATTCTATCACTTAGCATAGTTCCTATAACACGGGTCCTTCATACatcataaatgagtaaaatactcACTTAAATGCAGCAGAGAGTGTCTTGTTTTTCCTAACAAAGGTGATCCTTACTAGGCCATCCCATTCCTGAAACAGAAGATggatcatttcttaaaaatatcaaacCTTGCCTATGTCTGCTAggtattattttgtcttttaatatataaaaccGAAAGAACCttctggagtgatgaaaatgttctgtatcttgatctgGCTGACCCATGCAAAAAATAAGATATGTACTTGATTTTTGGCACTTTTGTCCACCTCACTGAAAATTTTAtcctcagttttaaaaattaggaaaaaagttGTTCCACATCTGAAGAACAATGTGACAATTATTTAAATCAAAGTACCATTTCCAAAAACATAATTCCAAACAGATCTGATTTAGAATATAGCCTGTGCAACATACCTAAATCACCCTCTAGGAGTAATTAACAAACCACTCCATTACCAGGAGTTACTGACCACGCAAGTAATCATGTTTTTATCCAAAGCGACTGCAGTACGGTTTTACATCAAGTGATGCaacttcttctctttttaaattgcaGAAACATGAATTATGATTAAGAAGTGTTATTCATAATATTGCTCTAAAACAactattttcatttcatcttgttttctaaGTCTTACTCAAATAGATACCTGTTTTCTATAGCTATACTCGTTAGCAAAATGCAAAGGCATTCTAAGCTGTActttttgcaaacattttccatGCTTTTTTGTGCTCTTCACAACGATCTTACATCCAATTTAGGTTAACTCAGTATTTTTCTGCTGCTAGAGACACATCTTCCAGCTtggtcttttttcctcctttactgAATGACCTAGTACCTCAACCTCACCTGAAAATTGATAGGTGGTGGTGGATTCTTAGGTTCTATTCTTACGACACTGGATTCTACCTTGGGTGGTGGTCTGAAGTTATTCTTTCCAACCTGTTAATCAGAAAATAAGGAATCCTCTCAAAAAGAGTTTTACATTAGTAATCAAATATGCTTTCCTCACAGAAGGCACAACTGGAGGCTCACGGATGAGGTAAGCCATATTATTTCACTAACAGTCACTTACTTTCATCAGATGGTCCACACGTGCTAACAGCTGTGTATTGATGGAGAGTCTGCAGTATAATTTATCTCCAGGCTTTGCAACTAGTCGGAGAGCAAATTCTCTTTGAAACATAAGTACAGCACATCTGAAGAGATAGTAGAAAGGACTAAGGAAAATGGTTACTTTTAACTATAAAGGTATTTCAACTTCAATTAATTTTCTTAGGTGGGAAATAGAGCAAAGCAGCATCTGGGGTTAATGAGAATTTGTTCAGCTGATTAGAAGGCAGAACACTTTCAGCTTTAGCTTTATTATCACAAAATGAGCCGGCtggcatttcattttataatggcTGCACCACTACCTCCTTGCACGTGTCAGCCCTGTGTTCAGATGAGAAAGTATTTCAGATAAGCACTAATCCATTATcccttctaggaaaaaaaaaaactcaaagaaaattgGCTCAGCAGCCCAGTGGTATTTATGGGGAAGCAAACAGCTTTACGGAAGAGCTGAAGCAGGAGAGATGTGTTGTGACACTGGTGTCCTGATTTCCCAGGTTAAGGAACGTGGACGTCTGAAAGCAATGCAGAGGCTTTTTGGTCTTGAATAGAAGAAGAGCATCTTCAAAGCTGGGCTTTGACTCTGAAACTTTTTTGACAATGAGTCACACTAAGAGATACATTTGACATTGCAACCTATGCCACAAATATCTGtacatgtatgtgtttatgtaATTCAAGCAAAAGGGTCACAAAACTGTAATCACCTGGACCACAAGCAATGAATGCCCTCTGATATACTCttttccatgtcattaaaaaaaattatggtcaTGACTCAATAAATTTATAACCAGTAAGGGGTTTTTGAATTGCAGTTTGAAAATCCCTGTTACATAATGTGATACTGACTAGTTAGGAGGCCATTGCAACTGTTGAGACGTAAGGTAATAAAGAGTCTGACCTGGACTAATGGCAAGAGTATTAGAAAGCAGGGAAAGGCCATTTGGTCTCAGAAGCAGGACTTACACTGCACCTCCCCCCAAAACTGTCAACTGaataacaaaaagagagagagaaaagacctCCACACAAATTAGTATTTTCTATAAAACACATTCTCCAAtagttttttaattgaattaactTTCATCTTTGGCCGTGTTCATGGCAGGAATTTTGGTCTTTTGTCACAAACCTGAAAAAAGGTCGGTGCAGCAACAGCTTGAAGACAAAAGGGGAAGAGATCTGTAAGAGAATTAACCAGTTATTTCTGGGGAAGACACACCACAGAAACATTTTGTATAATGTTCCCAACAATTTGGAAACATACCTGATATGGCAAATTTGCCACACAAGCATCAAAGAATGGCAAATCTGTTTTCAACACATCACCCACCAGTACTTGAAGTTTGCTGGCCAGAGGCCTAATGATAAcagaaaagcaattaaaaaagaGTACTGTTTCATGAGATTGAAATGCACTTTAAATCTATCACGCATACTCATACTTACGTGCCCTGAACTCTTTTGTGAAGTTCCGCTACTAGCCTTGGGTCAAGTTCACAGGCAAttacctacattaaaaaaaaaaaaaaaaaagtatttaggGGTTAATTATGGAGGATAATTCTTGTCATCTCAATCCTAACTCTTACATGGTCAACATGAATCAAACTTTTCTCCCCAACTCTACCTTCAGTTTTCCTTCAGCTCTACTCTACCATTTCAAACAACAAAGAACATTCAGAAGAGCAGACTGTGCTCTGATGGGCCCCTGTTCAACGACTCCCACTCTTACTGGGCTCTGGTAATGCAGTTCCCTTCTTGTGCCCCTTGAGGCGTTTGGATGGTAACCTTCCTGCTGTCGCTAGCCCATGGGTATTCCAGTAATGCCTACTGGTTCCCTTACTCCCATTCCTACATTTTGGATCCACTGAATTGGATACTGGGTCAGCCACAACACACACAAGCTATCAGCAGTGGCCAGGTGGCATCCCAATCTCATGGTGCAGCTCTTCAGATCTCCTCCTCTACGTTCCAAAACTCTAGCCTCCTTGTCTTATCCGCCTGAGCCTAGAGGTGGTAGCTCCTCTTTGTAATCATTATTTCTGGGTTACTTCAGTgttcccattttattcttttagtcaTCTAACAACCATGTAAACAACTCTATATGTTAAATACCCTGTATTGAAAAactgtggtttctgttttcctgattaATACACATCccatattctctttttttgtaatcCATTTTTTGAAATCAAGATATAGTTGACATTAtaacgttatattagtttcaggtgtacaacgtaacgtgtatatactgcaaaatatgtatatattgtgaaaaagTCTAGTTAGTATCCATTGCCGCACATAGCTACACAAAAATTTTTGTCCTGTGAGGACAGCTtgtaagatttactctcttagcagctttaaaatatacatacaatacATATTGCCAACTACAGCGACCATGCTGTAAATTCCATTCCTAGGACTGACTCATTTTATAACGGGAAGTTTGTATTTTTGACcacttttatctattttgcccatATCTGTTAAGATAAAGCTGTTAGCAAACTATCAAGGGTTGCTGTTAAAGTAACagcaattaattaaaatagatttctaCTTGTAAACCAGGTGAGCTTGCTCACATGGTCATTTCCGATACCAAAACACAAAATTCCCTTTTTaccttttttgccttttctagcaACTTCACAGTCATATTGCCGGTTCCAGGTCCAACTTCCAGCACCACGTCGGTTGGTCTTAAGGCAGCCTGCAAGCAAGCACAACCACTTTAGCTTTACTGGCACATCTGAACACATCATTTATTTTACACCTGAGTATCTTCGCTCAAAAGCGCATGGCTATGAGATCTTATTGTGACTCCATGTCTATGAGATTCCTTCATGATCTATGCGCTTGACAACATTTTCTCATTAACATTAGGTGCAAGCGGAAATCTGTCACCTCTCCTAAGCTGGGGCAATAGTTAGGAGTCAGAAAACTTTAGGAGTCAGAAAAGCAGGAATAACAGTTCTTTCTGGGAATGGCTTTCTGTTGATTCCAACAGCATCTTTTTACCAACTCTTATTATCAGTAAGTTCAAACAAGAAAGGACTGTATACTACGACCTTGCCTGAAAGAATCACAGCATGTTGTACTGGGATTTCTCAATTTTCAACCCATGTATGGTTTCAGGGATAGGGATACCTAGAAATTGTACACAAACCCGGATGTATATATGCAGAAAGCTGCAGTGTTCTGGGCACATAGCTTTCATCAGATGCTCAAAGGAAATCCATGAGccaaaaaggttaaaaaattagGCCCTCATTTGGCAAATAACACTAGGTCAAGATGAGAGCCTCTAAATATGTAATGTTCTCTCTAGAGCTCCAGGATGCCTCCTTTGTAACCGTGAAAGTAATCTGTACCACATATATTTCATGTTCCAGCAATCATACAGAACAGTAACAGAACATCCATTACCCATACAAGAAGAATACTCCAAAGGGTTTATATGAGGCACTGAACTGTACCATGTAAGTTTCTCTGCGGAAAATACTTAAGCTGTCATTATGATATCTTTTTAGGCTCGGGAGTAAATAAAAACTAACAGTGATAGCTGGTGTCTAGAAAAAGTGATTAGGGATAGAATAATAATCTGGAATTGAACAAGTACAAATGTCCTGCTATGAGGTAAGTAATCTACAGAAAGAATTTAGAGTCAGGAGAAACCCAGACCCATAGAATAAAGCAAATCATGCCAAATTCAGCCTATGAATGCCAGACAATTCTTcaattcattctacaaatatttatagagcatcTATTTTGTGACATTCTCTGTGTGCTGAAGTATTCCTAAGGGTAAAATCAATAATCCAAcaactctccttttcctcttccacaCCCACCTTATCGATAATACTGTTAACAATGAGAGGATTTTTCAAAATGTGCTGCCCAATCCCCGTGTTGAACATGAGCcctggaagaaaatacaaaagagccTGAATTTGCCAAGGAAAATAAGACATTAGACCGTCCCAGAGAAGAAAGCAGGGTGGCTGGGGGAAGATTTCTGCGCCAACGAGAGCCATCATCGAAACGTCACGCTTGGAGTCCAGGTGACACACTGCGTTAAGTCCACCCTTTctggaggaaaggaaggcagaggcGGCGCAAGGCCTGCCACCGGCGATCCGGGAGCGCCGCCGCCACCGGCCTTACTGTCCCGGCCCAGATCTGGGTCCGTGTCCCCGAATGGGTCCTGCGGGATGATCACACCTGAACACAGCCCCCTCCCGGCTGTTCCCACCTCCGGCGCTCTTCAGCTCCCGGCTCTGTTTAAGCCGCTCGCGGCGGCGACCGCTCGTCCCCGACTTGATCTTCGGCATTACCGCCGGCGCAGACCCACAGGCCTTGGAGATCAGAGTGGACCAAAGTCGTCTAACCAGCACCACACGTGGGAACTTCCACCGCGGCACTGCCTGCACCACTCTCCGTCACGTAGGGGAGGGGCGAGCGCCCAGCCCACGTTCGCCGTGGGCTTCGCACCCAGAAAGGGGACAGACCTTGGGGCCCAGTGGCCGCCGGGAATTGTagtgatgaggaggaggaagtccTAAACTCTAGAGACTACAGATCCCAGAAGACACCGCGCCGCTGATCCTGGCTGTTTGGATTGGTTAGTCTAGAATCGGAGCGGGGTCTCTCTCCCCTGTCGGGGCGGAGTTGGTCGAGTAAGTTTTGGGGTGGTGCTCTCGAAGGTGTGGAGGCGGTTTAAATTGTATCATGCCGTTAGCAGTGTGGATGTTTCATCAAGCCAGGTGCTGGGACCGGCGAAATCCAGAGAAGGTTTCTTTCTGTCCTGTGCTTCGCTCCCGTTTTCCGGCAAACTTTGGGGGTGGGAAACCCGGAATTTGGGATAAGGAGCTTGCTCCTTTGGGCGATTGAATTCGCTGCTTGGGTTGTGGAGAGGACTTCCAAGAATGGAACAGCCGCTAGGGCTCCTAGTTGCTTTGCTCCCTTTTGTGCCATTGATTCATTTTCGAAACGTTTATCGGGTTCCAGCTGCGATTAAACACTACTGGTGCTGGAGATTCAAAGTTAAATAAGAAACTGCTCTTCCCAGAGTCTATTccgttcagagagagagagagaaagtccgAAACGCTGTAAAAGCGTATGTAAGTATGTATTGCGTTTTGTGGTAGGACAGTGTAAACGATTTTAAGCTCCATGAGTACAAGGTTCCGTCTGTTTCGCTGCCAGTGTAATGActctcagtttttaatttttcagtgtgttctctattttcttcaaAGTGTCTTCTGTTTGGATTACCAAAGCTGCCTCTTCCTCGTGCAACTAATATGTGTGCATCCCCAGGCCTTGGTCTTTCTTTGCTGTAATTCTAACTCAGGAAAAACCTCATAACCTTAGTAGCATCTTCAACTACTTATGTCATTCCATTAATCATTAATTTACTACACAATTCTGGAGAACCTacgtgttccaggcactgtgtcaAATATTAGGAGTAAAAAGATGAACATGATACGATCACTGCTTTTAAGAAACTTTCTGT
This Ursus arctos isolate Adak ecotype North America unplaced genomic scaffold, UrsArc2.0 scaffold_5, whole genome shotgun sequence DNA region includes the following protein-coding sequences:
- the DIMT1 gene encoding probable dimethyladenosine transferase isoform X2, coding for MFNTGIGQHILKNPLIVNSIIDKAALRPTDVVLEVGPGTGNMTVKLLEKAKKVIACELDPRLVAELHKRVQGTPLASKLQVLVGDVLKTDLPFFDACVANLPYQISSPFVFKLLLHRPFFRCAVLMFQREFALRLVAKPGDKLYCRLSINTQLLARVDHLMKVGKNNFRPPPKVESSVVRIEPKNPPPPINFQEWDGLVRITFVRKNKTLSAAFKSSAVQQLLEKNYRIHCSVHNIIIPEDFSIADKIQQILTSTGYSDKRARSMDIDDFIRLLHGFNAEGIHFS
- the DIMT1 gene encoding probable dimethyladenosine transferase isoform X1, with translation MPKIKSGTSGRRRERLKQSRELKSAGGLMFNTGIGQHILKNPLIVNSIIDKAALRPTDVVLEVGPGTGNMTVKLLEKAKKVIACELDPRLVAELHKRVQGTPLASKLQVLVGDVLKTDLPFFDACVANLPYQISSPFVFKLLLHRPFFRCAVLMFQREFALRLVAKPGDKLYCRLSINTQLLARVDHLMKVGKNNFRPPPKVESSVVRIEPKNPPPPINFQEWDGLVRITFVRKNKTLSAAFKSSAVQQLLEKNYRIHCSVHNIIIPEDFSIADKIQQILTSTGYSDKRARSMDIDDFIRLLHGFNAEGIHFS
- the DIMT1 gene encoding probable dimethyladenosine transferase isoform X3 is translated as MTVKLLEKAKKVIACELDPRLVAELHKRVQGTPLASKLQVLVGDVLKTDLPFFDACVANLPYQISSPFVFKLLLHRPFFRCAVLMFQREFALRLVAKPGDKLYCRLSINTQLLARVDHLMKVGKNNFRPPPKVESSVVRIEPKNPPPPINFQEWDGLVRITFVRKNKTLSAAFKSSAVQQLLEKNYRIHCSVHNIIIPEDFSIADKIQQILTSTGYSDKRARSMDIDDFIRLLHGFNAEGIHFS